One genomic window of Ilyobacter polytropus DSM 2926 includes the following:
- the rsmD gene encoding 16S rRNA (guanine(966)-N(2))-methyltransferase RsmD, protein MRIIAGTAKNKSIKCRKGTETRPTLDRVKEALFSKIQPYVEDCSILDLFSGTGNIALEAISRGAKRAIMIEKDQEALKVIIENVNSLGFENKCRAYKNEVSRAIEILGRKGEKFDIIFMDPPYRENVCTEVIKKIEKNGILSDGGLIICEHHLHERLDQEIVGYKKVDEKSYGKKTLTFYTK, encoded by the coding sequence ATGAGAATAATAGCCGGAACAGCTAAAAACAAAAGTATAAAATGCAGAAAAGGGACAGAAACAAGACCTACTTTAGACAGAGTAAAGGAGGCATTGTTTTCAAAAATACAGCCCTATGTAGAAGATTGCAGTATCTTAGATCTTTTTAGCGGAACTGGGAATATAGCCCTAGAAGCTATAAGCAGAGGTGCAAAGAGAGCTATAATGATAGAAAAAGATCAGGAAGCCCTCAAAGTAATAATTGAAAATGTAAACAGTCTTGGCTTTGAGAATAAATGCAGAGCTTATAAAAATGAGGTTTCTAGAGCAATAGAAATCTTGGGTAGAAAAGGAGAAAAATTCGACATAATATTTATGGATCCTCCTTACAGAGAAAATGTATGTACAGAGGTTATTAAAAAGATAGAAAAAAACGGTATCCTATCTGATGGTGGTCTTATTATATGTGAACATCATCTTCATGAGAGACTTGACCAGGAGATAGTGGGATATAAAAAAGTAGATGAAAAAAGCTACGGAAAGAAAACTCTTACTTTTTATACAAAATAA
- a CDS encoding RNA polymerase sigma factor, whose product MDFDKIFDTYFERVYNKILGMVKNPEDAEDIAQEVFVSVYKNLKKFRNESNIYTWIYRIAINKTYDFFRKNKTTFELNEEILEIEDDTNAHTTMILEERLKKINSREREIVLLKDIYGYKFREISKLKNMNLSTVKSIYYKGIKDMGGTG is encoded by the coding sequence ATGGATTTTGACAAAATTTTTGATACATACTTTGAACGAGTTTACAACAAAATCCTAGGGATGGTTAAAAATCCGGAAGATGCTGAAGATATAGCTCAAGAAGTTTTTGTAAGTGTATATAAGAACCTTAAAAAATTTAGAAACGAGAGTAATATTTATACTTGGATATATAGGATAGCGATAAATAAGACCTATGATTTTTTTAGAAAAAACAAAACTACCTTTGAACTAAATGAGGAAATCCTTGAAATAGAAGACGACACCAATGCTCACACAACTATGATACTGGAAGAGAGACTAAAAAAAATAAATTCCAGAGAACGTGAAATAGTTTTATTAAAGGATATATATGGATACAAGTTTCGTGAAATATCTAAGTTAAAAAATATGAATCTTTCTACAGTTAAATCAATCTATTACAAGGGTATTAAAGATATGGGAGGTACAGGATAA
- the prmC gene encoding peptide chain release factor N(5)-glutamine methyltransferase, with translation MEKLINILKFSEEYLKKYSFSKPRLQAEKVVAYVLKLDRISLYAYFDRDLSEDEKVQIKNFLKEMARNRMDFGKVLEKLENKNVDEITVEKENHKKENLQLLKHSVEYIEKNGIENPKLEAEYIFSHVLKTNRLTLTLDFTRKISEEEKKLIKEMIIKRARDKKPLQYILGEEEFFGYKFKVDERVLIPRPETELLVEQCIVLMSDVKTPFILDIGVGSGAISVTLGKKIPTSKVLGVDISDGALEVANQNKELNNVKNVKFIKSDVFENVSYKEFDMIVSNPPYIPEKEYKILMHEVKKYEPKLALTAEDEGLYFYKLITKKASDYLKNGGVLAFEVGYNQAQKVKNMMEDNEFENIVIVKDYHQIERIVIGKKK, from the coding sequence ATGGAAAAGTTAATTAATATACTTAAATTTAGTGAGGAGTATTTGAAAAAATACTCCTTTTCCAAACCCCGGCTTCAGGCAGAAAAAGTGGTTGCCTATGTGTTAAAGCTTGACAGAATAAGCCTTTATGCATATTTTGACAGGGATCTCAGCGAAGATGAAAAAGTACAGATTAAAAATTTTTTAAAAGAGATGGCAAGGAACAGGATGGATTTTGGAAAAGTCCTTGAAAAATTGGAAAACAAAAACGTAGATGAGATAACAGTTGAGAAAGAAAATCATAAAAAAGAAAACCTTCAACTTCTCAAACACTCTGTAGAGTATATAGAGAAAAATGGCATAGAAAATCCCAAACTTGAGGCAGAATATATATTTTCTCACGTTTTGAAAACCAATAGACTGACTCTGACTCTTGATTTTACAAGAAAGATAAGTGAAGAAGAAAAAAAGCTAATAAAAGAGATGATAATAAAAAGAGCAAGAGACAAAAAACCTCTTCAGTATATTTTGGGTGAAGAAGAATTTTTTGGTTATAAATTTAAGGTGGATGAGCGAGTTCTTATACCTAGACCTGAAACAGAACTTCTTGTAGAGCAGTGCATTGTTTTGATGTCAGATGTAAAAACACCATTTATTTTAGATATAGGTGTTGGAAGCGGAGCAATATCCGTAACTCTTGGAAAAAAGATCCCAACATCAAAAGTTCTTGGAGTGGATATAAGTGATGGTGCCTTAGAAGTAGCCAATCAGAATAAAGAACTAAATAATGTAAAAAATGTAAAATTCATAAAATCTGATGTTTTTGAGAATGTAAGCTATAAGGAATTTGATATGATAGTATCTAATCCTCCTTATATTCCAGAAAAAGAGTACAAGATTCTCATGCACGAGGTAAAAAAATATGAACCTAAATTAGCACTTACAGCAGAGGATGAGGGGCTGTATTTTTATAAACTTATAACGAAAAAAGCTTCGGATTATCTCAAAAACGGTGGAGTTTTGGCCTTTGAAGTTGGGTATAATCAGGCTCAAAAAGTAAAAAATATGATGGAAGACAATGAATTTGAAAATATAGTAATTGTCAAAGATTACCATCAGATAGAAAGAATAGTAATAGGAAAAAAGAAGTAA
- the prfA gene encoding peptide chain release factor 1 translates to MFGKLEEVVKKHEELTGLLGSSEVIKDPKKLIEYNKALNEITPVVEKYKEYKRYSDDLEFTKESLKVEKDHEMKEMLLEEMRDIEEVLPGLEQELRILLLPKDPNDDKNVIIEIRGGTGGDEAALFAANLYRMYCRYAERNKWKTEVMSKSEVGVGGLKEIVFSIQGQGAYSKLKFESGVHRVQRVPETESSGRIHTSTATVAVLPEVDDVEQVEIKPSELKIDTFRSSGAGGQHVNTTDSAVRITHLPSGVIVECQDERSQLKNREKAMKVLATKLFEMEIEKQRSEVESTRKLQVGTGSRSEKIRTYNYPQGRITDHRIKLTLHKLDAFLDGDLTEMIDALITFDQADMLTNLAG, encoded by the coding sequence ATGTTTGGAAAGCTTGAGGAAGTAGTAAAAAAACATGAGGAACTTACAGGACTGCTAGGTAGCAGTGAGGTTATAAAAGATCCCAAAAAACTTATAGAATACAACAAAGCACTTAATGAAATTACTCCAGTTGTGGAAAAATACAAAGAGTATAAAAGATACTCAGATGATTTGGAATTTACCAAAGAGAGTCTCAAAGTTGAAAAAGACCACGAGATGAAAGAGATGCTTCTTGAAGAGATGAGAGATATAGAAGAGGTTTTGCCAGGGTTAGAGCAAGAGCTCAGGATACTTCTTCTTCCTAAAGATCCCAATGATGATAAAAATGTTATTATAGAGATCAGAGGTGGAACAGGTGGAGATGAGGCAGCTTTATTTGCAGCCAATCTTTATAGAATGTACTGCAGATATGCAGAGAGAAACAAATGGAAGACAGAGGTAATGAGTAAGAGTGAAGTAGGAGTTGGTGGACTAAAAGAGATAGTTTTTTCTATTCAAGGTCAGGGAGCATATTCTAAGCTTAAATTTGAGTCTGGAGTACATAGAGTACAGAGAGTTCCTGAGACTGAGTCTTCTGGAAGAATACATACATCTACAGCAACTGTAGCTGTTTTACCTGAAGTAGATGATGTAGAACAGGTAGAAATAAAGCCATCAGAATTGAAAATAGATACTTTTAGATCATCAGGAGCAGGGGGTCAGCATGTAAATACCACTGATTCTGCAGTTAGAATAACTCACCTTCCTAGTGGGGTTATAGTAGAGTGTCAAGATGAAAGATCTCAGTTGAAAAACAGAGAAAAGGCCATGAAAGTACTTGCAACGAAGCTCTTTGAAATGGAAATTGAAAAGCAAAGATCAGAAGTAGAGAGTACTAGAAAACTTCAGGTAGGAACAGGTTCTAGATCTGAAAAAATAAGGACTTACAACTATCCTCAGGGAAGAATCACAGACCACAGAATAAAATTGACGCTTCATAAGCTAGATGCTTTTTTAGATGGCGATTTGACTGAGATGATAGATGCCCTTATCACATTTGACCAAGCTGATATGCTTACGAATTTAGCAGGATAA
- a CDS encoding CCA tRNA nucleotidyltransferase, with product MYRKLIKEIWENNGEAYLVGGWVRDRLMGATEDEIKDIDLEVMGIKRDKFEKILQKYGKFKKVGKSYEIYILNNSIEISFIEVKIPIKECARRRDFTVNSIYYNLIEDKYLDFFGGMEDIKNKLLSYVDKNSFLQDPLRILRTAQFISRFGFSADHLLEVIIKTEKEEISKVPKERICRELEKIYMLGIKPSEGFLFLEKTGILQRIMPEISSLKEVMQDEIYHPEGDVFTHTMMMLDVLSKEERTRELFWSILYHDAGKKETFPGFEGHCEKSHEIFDREIIKFTDNRDLINNARKLVRYHEEPLKILLKGGADKISVKKLAAKVDIDKLLKLYRCDVLGRGRSDNKKELEIIESIGAVYHRVKDELKPIVKGKDLIKWGLEPGENFGEILKELYEAQLEEEFNNLKEAEEFYFTRLAGGLVYKGI from the coding sequence ATGTACAGAAAGCTGATAAAGGAGATATGGGAAAACAACGGGGAAGCTTATCTTGTGGGAGGCTGGGTAAGAGACCGGCTAATGGGAGCAACAGAGGATGAGATAAAGGATATAGACCTTGAAGTGATGGGGATAAAAAGGGATAAGTTTGAAAAAATCCTTCAAAAGTACGGAAAATTTAAAAAGGTGGGAAAAAGCTACGAGATATACATACTGAATAACAGCATAGAGATCTCCTTTATAGAGGTGAAAATCCCAATAAAAGAATGTGCAAGAAGGCGAGATTTTACAGTAAATTCCATTTACTATAATCTTATAGAAGACAAGTATCTGGATTTTTTTGGTGGAATGGAAGATATAAAAAATAAACTTCTGAGCTATGTGGATAAAAATAGTTTTTTACAGGATCCCCTTAGAATCCTTAGAACAGCACAGTTTATAAGCAGGTTTGGATTTTCTGCTGACCATTTATTGGAAGTTATTATAAAGACAGAGAAAGAAGAGATTTCAAAGGTTCCCAAAGAGAGAATATGTCGGGAGCTTGAGAAAATATATATGTTGGGAATAAAACCCTCTGAGGGATTTCTGTTCCTGGAAAAAACAGGTATTTTACAAAGGATAATGCCTGAGATAAGCTCCTTAAAAGAGGTAATGCAGGATGAGATTTATCACCCTGAGGGAGATGTATTTACACATACCATGATGATGTTAGATGTACTTTCAAAAGAAGAAAGAACTAGGGAATTATTCTGGAGCATACTTTATCATGATGCAGGTAAAAAAGAGACCTTTCCGGGATTTGAGGGACACTGTGAAAAATCTCATGAGATATTTGACAGGGAGATAATAAAATTTACAGATAACAGAGACCTTATAAACAATGCCAGAAAATTAGTGAGATATCATGAGGAACCTCTGAAAATCCTATTAAAAGGAGGAGCTGACAAGATCTCAGTAAAGAAGCTGGCTGCAAAGGTGGATATAGATAAGTTATTAAAACTCTACAGATGTGATGTACTAGGAAGAGGACGAAGTGACAACAAAAAAGAATTAGAGATAATAGAGAGTATAGGGGCTGTTTATCACAGAGTTAAAGATGAACTTAAACCAATAGTCAAAGGTAAAGACCTTATAAAATGGGGATTAGAACCTGGTGAAAACTTTGGTGAGATACTAAAAGAACTTTATGAGGCACAGCTAGAGGAAGAATTTAATAACCTTAAAGAGGCTGAGGAATTTTACTTCACTAGGCTGGCTGGAGGGCTTGTTTACAAAGGAATTTAA
- a CDS encoding polyprenyl synthetase family protein, translating to MLKNYLKEKREIIDESVKNYLDDLKYPKVIADGMKYAVLNGGKRLRPILLLMTLKLLGEREEKGIPAAVAIEMIHSYSLVHDDLPALDDDDYRRGKLTTHKKYGEAQGILIGDALLTHAFNVLTSKDQEIDAQKIVDIVRLTSQYAGVNGMIGGQMVDIESEGKSIDLPVLQYIHTHKTGKMISLPVEVACIIAGIEGEKKEKLIEYSELIGLAFQIKDDILDIEGDFEKIGKPVGSDTELEKSTYPSIFGMEKTKEMLAEKIEAAKNIIRSEFESDKGRLFIELADYIQEREK from the coding sequence ATGCTTAAAAACTATTTGAAAGAAAAAAGAGAAATCATAGATGAAAGTGTAAAAAATTACCTGGATGACCTGAAATATCCCAAGGTGATAGCAGACGGGATGAAATATGCAGTGTTAAACGGCGGTAAGAGGCTTAGACCTATTCTGCTCCTGATGACCTTGAAGCTATTGGGAGAAAGGGAAGAAAAGGGGATACCAGCTGCAGTGGCTATAGAGATGATACACTCTTATTCTCTTGTACATGACGATCTGCCTGCTCTTGATGATGACGACTACAGAAGAGGAAAGCTCACTACACATAAAAAATATGGAGAGGCTCAGGGGATACTTATAGGTGATGCTCTTTTGACTCATGCCTTTAATGTACTAACATCTAAAGATCAAGAGATAGATGCTCAAAAGATCGTAGATATAGTAAGGCTTACATCTCAGTATGCAGGTGTAAATGGTATGATAGGCGGACAGATGGTAGATATAGAAAGCGAAGGAAAAAGTATAGACCTTCCTGTTTTGCAGTATATCCACACTCATAAAACAGGCAAGATGATAAGTCTTCCTGTGGAAGTGGCCTGTATAATAGCCGGAATAGAGGGTGAAAAAAAAGAAAAACTTATTGAATATTCTGAGCTTATAGGGCTGGCCTTTCAGATAAAGGACGATATATTAGATATAGAGGGTGATTTTGAGAAAATAGGAAAACCTGTGGGAAGTGATACAGAACTTGAAAAATCCACTTATCCTTCTATTTTTGGAATGGAAAAAACAAAAGAGATGCTAGCTGAAAAAATAGAAGCGGCCAAAAATATAATACGCAGTGAATTTGAGTCGGATAAGGGAAGGCTCTTTATAGAACTAGCAGATTATATACAGGAAAGAGAAAAGTAG
- the queA gene encoding tRNA preQ1(34) S-adenosylmethionine ribosyltransferase-isomerase QueA: protein MSTRLSDYDYNLPEELIGQTPAEPRDHSRLMLVNKKTGDIEHKRFYNIIDSLKEGDVLVRNSTRVIPARLMGRKDTGAILEVFLLKRKDINTWECLIGNAKRLKIGQKVFIGENNELVAELKEIKEDGNRILTFDYEGVFEEILDKLGQMPLPPYISEKLSEKERYQTVYAIKGESVAAPTAGLHFTEDLLEKIREKGVEIADLFLEVGLGTFRPVQTEDVLDHKMHEETYEVPEKSVEIINRAKEEGRRIIAVGTTSIRTLESSVDENGKLVAGKGTTDIFIYPGYKFKIVDALITNFHLPKSTLLMLVSAFSSRELIMDVYEKAVIKKYQFFSFGDAMFIY from the coding sequence ATGTCAACAAGATTGTCTGACTATGACTATAATCTTCCAGAAGAACTGATCGGACAAACTCCTGCAGAACCAAGAGACCACTCTAGGTTAATGCTGGTAAATAAGAAAACTGGGGATATAGAGCATAAAAGATTTTATAATATAATAGATTCTCTTAAAGAGGGAGATGTCCTCGTAAGGAATTCTACTAGGGTAATACCTGCAAGACTTATGGGGAGAAAAGATACAGGGGCTATTCTCGAGGTATTTCTTCTGAAAAGAAAAGATATAAATACCTGGGAGTGTCTTATTGGAAATGCTAAGAGACTTAAAATAGGTCAAAAGGTATTTATCGGTGAAAATAATGAGCTGGTAGCTGAACTTAAAGAGATAAAAGAAGACGGTAATAGAATACTTACTTTCGATTATGAGGGAGTTTTCGAAGAGATATTAGACAAGCTGGGACAGATGCCTCTTCCTCCATATATAAGTGAAAAACTTTCAGAAAAAGAAAGGTATCAGACAGTATATGCTATAAAAGGTGAGTCTGTAGCTGCTCCAACAGCTGGACTTCATTTTACAGAAGATCTTTTAGAAAAAATTAGAGAAAAAGGTGTGGAGATAGCTGATCTTTTTTTAGAGGTGGGACTAGGAACTTTTAGACCTGTCCAGACAGAAGATGTGCTAGATCATAAGATGCATGAGGAAACTTATGAGGTTCCAGAAAAATCAGTTGAGATAATAAACAGAGCCAAAGAGGAAGGAAGAAGGATCATAGCGGTTGGGACAACCTCTATACGTACCTTAGAGTCCTCGGTAGATGAAAATGGGAAACTTGTAGCAGGAAAAGGAACGACAGATATATTTATTTATCCTGGATATAAATTTAAGATTGTAGATGCCTTGATAACAAATTTCCACCTTCCGAAATCTACCCTTTTAATGCTCGTGTCTGCATTTTCTAGCAGGGAATTGATTATGGATGTTTACGAAAAAGCGGTTATAAAGAAATATCAATTTTTCAGTTTTGGAGATGCGATGTTCATTTATTAG
- the xseB gene encoding exodeoxyribonuclease VII small subunit, which yields MAKVKTFEENLVEVDEVISKLESGDMELSASIKEYEKAMKLLKKSSDMLEKAEGKIMKVIEENGEIKLEEF from the coding sequence ATGGCAAAGGTAAAAACTTTTGAAGAAAATTTAGTTGAGGTAGATGAAGTAATATCCAAGCTTGAAAGTGGAGACATGGAACTTTCTGCTTCTATCAAGGAATATGAAAAAGCCATGAAACTTTTGAAAAAATCTTCAGATATGCTTGAAAAAGCAGAGGGGAAGATAATGAAAGTTATAGAGGAAAACGGAGAAATTAAATTAGAGGAGTTTTAA